In Molothrus ater isolate BHLD 08-10-18 breed brown headed cowbird chromosome 7, BPBGC_Mater_1.1, whole genome shotgun sequence, one genomic interval encodes:
- the ASB1 gene encoding ankyrin repeat and SOCS box protein 1, protein MAEGGDAPAPGSAGRNLKEWLREQFCDHPLEHCEDTRLHDAAFVGDLPTLRSLLQDESFQSRINEKSVWCCGWLPCTPLRIAATAGHGPCVDFLLRKGAQIDLVDVKGQTALYVAVVNGHLECAKILLKAGADPNGSRHHRSTPVYHAARVGRADILRELIRYGADVDVNHQPASRGPGQALRPLTTLVVCPLYISAAYHNLPCFRLLLQAGADPDFNCCGPINVQGFSRGSPVCVLDAVLRHGCEPAFVRLLVDFGADLNLVKVEALGLEATGRVKVNAEALEVFKEARGRARSLLSLCRIAVRRILGKSRLDLIHSLPIPDPIKQFLLHENS, encoded by the exons ATGGCGGAGGGCGGGGACGCGCCCGCCCCGGGCAG CGCAGGTCGCAACCTGAAGGAGTGGCTGCGGGAGCAGTTCTGCGACCACCCGCTGGAGCACTGCGAGGACACCCGGCTGCACGACGCGGCCTTCGTGGGGGACCTGCCCACGCTGCGCAGCCTGCTGCAGGACGAGAGCTTCCAGAG CCGGATCAACGAGAAGTCGGTGTGGTGCTGCGGCTGGCTGCCCTGCACGCCGCTGCGCATCGCCGCCACCGCCGGCCACGGGCCCTGCGTCGACTTCCTGCTGCGCAAGGGGGCCCAGATCGACCTGGTGGACGTCAAGGGGCAGACAGCTCTCTACGTGGCCGTAGTCAATGGGCACCTGGAGTGTGCCAAGATCCTGCTGAAGGCCGGCGCTGACCCCAACGGGAGCCGGCACCACCGCAGCACCCCGGTGTACCACGCGGCGCGGGTGGGGCGCGCCGACATCCTGCGGGAGCTCATCag GTACGGCGCGGACGTGGACGTGAACCACCAGCCGGCGTCGCGCGGGCCGGGGCAGGCGCTGCGGCCGCTGACCACGCTGGTGGTGTGTCCCCTGTACATCAGCGCTGCCTACCACAACCTGCCCTGCTTCCGCCTGCTGCTCCAGGCGGGAGCCGACCCGGATTTCAACTGCTGCGGGCCCATCAATGTGCAGGGCTTCTCGCGGGGCTCGCCCGTGTGCGTGCTGGACGCCGTGCTGCGGCACGGCTGCGAGCCCGCCTTCGTGCGCCTCCTCGTCGACTTCGGCGCGGATCTCAACCTCGTCAAGGTGGAGGCCCTGGGGCTCGAGGCCACGGGGAGGGTCAAGGTGAACGCCGAGGCGCTGGAGGTGTTCAAAGAAGCCAGGG gcCGCGCCCGGAGCCTCTTGTCTCTGTGCCGCATAGCTGTGCGGAGAATCCTTGGCAAATCCCGCCTGGATCTGATCCACAGCCTTCCCATCCCAGACCCCATTAAACAATTTTTACTCCATGAAAACAGTTAA